gctgcgtcgctgcgggagctgcaccgtcgctgcgtcgctgcgggagctgcaccgtcgctgcgtcgctgcgggaaccgcaccgccaataactttcgtcgcgaggtaggcgacggttaggttaaaaatttattgtgccgctgacgagtcggccccgccactccccgcctcgcttttcgttgtgtccggcgtccccggtgcgtcccctgtgggacggggacgggctcggggcgccggacaccgaatgggggcacgccggacaaaaaagggctttgggggacgcggctggaacgcatttcctgtccggcgcgccccaaatccctttgggggacgctttgggggacgcgactggagatgctcgctGGAACACATTtcctgtccggcgcgccccaaatccctttgggggacgctttgggggacgcgactggagatgctctaagagcatctccagtcgcgtcccccaaagcgtcccccaaagggatttggggcgcgccggacaaaaaaagcgttccagccgcgtcccccaaagcccatttttgcccggcgcggcccgatacggtgtccggcgtcccgagcccgtccccgtcccacaggggacgctccggggacgccggacacaacgaaatgagaggcgaggaggcgcggggccgacccgtcagcggctcgGACGCTCAACCGCCACATACGTAGCGATGGTGCAGTTGATAGGaagcggaaccgtcgcattggcaaccgcgtcgacgacgcgccaaccccgtcggaatggagcgccgactcctcggaagagcaaccgctgctctcttcgacttctgcgccgccgttcatccgcgctcaataagacccgtacgtaCGCCGTCATTCATCCAAGCCtccatccgacacctccagcgacgatgagctacatctcccagctcccgtccgacacctccagcgagggaaagcctgctggctggcgccattggtgggacaaaGCCAGGACGCCGAGCAGCGGCGACGATTCCCCGCCGCCAGTTGACAGCGAGGAGGAATGGCTGGgctgggaggaggaggaagaagagagcgaggccgcggcggcggcggtggcccgtgCGAAGGCGAAGGCGGCCAAGGCGAAGGCTGCCaaggccaaggccgccaaggccaaggccgccaaggccaaggccaaggccaaggcgcagCCGACGAGCACCGGCGACGACGACGCGTCGAgcgccgacaccgcctcttcggaagaggtgacgagcaggaagcgccaccgcgatgacgacgacgaggcggggccatcagcgaagaagaagaagtagatagTTTATATGTATTTAATTATATTTTTTCGAAGTTTTATATATAATTTATTTATGTTCAACCGATTTGAATATTATTAAATAGTTTCTTTCTAGCCAAAAAAAAtacttttaatgtttgggggcggcgtttgggggacgcggctggggagcgacgtcccccaaacacggcacgaacaaaacacgtcccccaaacgctcgatccggcgcggtttgggggacgcgactggagatgctctaagaaggTCCCAACGATACGGTGACGAAGATGGGAAAGAATCATCGAGGGATGTCACTGCGAAAAATGCGTACGAACACGGGACGACCAGCGGATGTCACGTAGGATGACTCCACAACGTTCTGCCGTGGAATCCCACCCGGAGAAGCGCGTCTGAACACGAGACGACCAGCGTACGTAGCAGCTAGACAGCAGGATAGCAGGAAGACTCCACAAAGATTCTGTCTTGGTCAACACACTAGTACTACAATTCTAAGCTCATTGTTCAGACTGGACTAGTTTTGCTAGCAGCAGCACTCGGCGGCCAGCAGGCTACTTGTGCAAGGAGTACGCCCAAATCCTAACGCTAACTAAAGTAATTCAGTAGATACATCTATATCTAGATAAAGTGAAATTAATTAATTTAGATTGGAAGGAGTACAGTACTAAAATACAAGTCTTAAATAAGGAGTATAACAATTATGAAGCAATTTAGTACGATGAGTTCGGAGAATGGACAACAAATGTCTTTGTTTAAGGCTCCAGCACAAAATAAATTAGATCTACACAATTAATCATATTGTTCATAAAAGGTCGGTTAAGATTtatttaaatttagatgtatctataccTAAAAAACATCTAAATTCATTACAAATTGAACAAACTTACGATATTTTTTATGAATGGAGGTAGTGGTTTTTTGGACACCCTCGCCTAGGGGCCATGAGACTCCACGTGTTGTGCTCCAATCCTCAGGCTCAGAATAGAGTATATGCACAGAAGCATGGTTGTCAGTATCTTTTTTTTAGACGGAAGGTTCAAAATGAGCCCTGCTTTGAAATAACGAAGCATGGTTGTATGATACATATCTTTCTGTTTTACGGTTATATGATACTACCATAGCCAATCGATGCGTATCGTTATGATATTTTAATCCGGCAATATCTTACTCGTATCTCGATACATATTGATATCTTTAGTATTTCGATACAAAATCGGATATTGTTTGATTCCACGCCTATGCTGAAATATATGGACACGACGGTGTGGCAAGCTAAAGTGTAAAGGTTATTTTTGTAGTCCCAATGCGAACTAAAATAAGTATATAAACAATACGACGTTAATAAGTTAGGGCGAGATGGCTTTAAAAGTAGTTTATATGTGCAAAAAAACAATCAACTAGAAATTTGTTTATGCCCACTGTTAAGCATATACAGTCAACTAGCATAGGAGTATGACAAACTATGACAATGTCGTGCTCTGGCCAAAACACTAACGCTTTGAGCTCGTAGTCGTTAAAGGCGACTACTGTAGGTCTAGATGCACCTATTGTAAAAATTATATTTTAAATTCTTTTTTAAATGATAAAAAGTTATTCAAAAATTCAGTGTGTATACAATATATTCTATGTTTGCAATTAAATATTCAGCGGAAGAAGACATTTTATGTAGCGTGTGTAAAAAAGCCAACAAAAAATATCATGACTAGCTATTTTGAAGCATCGAAAATTATCTTTTCTATATGTGATATCAATTGTTTTCCATAAAACTTTGCGTACGAAATGCAGTGTCAACAAAATTTACACCCGATAAGTTACTGGAATTATTAAACATCTAATATGTAAATAACAACACAGTATCAACGGGAACTTGTTAAACAGGGGCATCCCGATCGAATTGCTCGCTGAATAGAGAAGAGATCTACACCTATAATAAAGAAACGGATTTCCGTTCAGTGGTAGCAGTCGGCAAACAAGAGAGCACTTTACAAGTAATCGCTCCTCATTAGCACTACTAATTTATTAGTATCCACAATGGTGCAACCCCAAAAGCTAATCTAGCAGCAGTATCCAGGAATCGCAAGTGCAATTAAAGTGTTATTTCTTCAACAACTCACACGCCGTCATGGTTGGTTGAGAAAAGTCGAGGCAGTTTACCAAATCAAAGGGTTTCATGTTTTTAGGGCCGTGTACTCTTCTCCGCAACAAGTCTGCTGCCGCTCATGATTTTCGAGAAAGAAAAGATGATTGATTAAACCCAGTAGACAATTTAGCATCACCATCGTTGTGGAGTGCTTGTGTGCACGTCACCGAATTTCATCAGAATATATCAAATAGGTGATCAATCGTCTTGCTGTATGCCTCTTTGTTCACCCTCGATCCCGAAAACCTGAAAAATTATGTCCTGTAGCTGGTTCGGATAAAGGACAGAGAAGAAGGGAGCAGTCCATCAAACGTAGCTGCAGCACGGCAGCAGACTTGACTCTGTCCACAATGTTCTATCTTGGTCAACACACTGCTACCGCTTCGAGAGCTCTCTTTATAATTTAGACTGATCTTTAGACTTAACTTCCTAATTTGTTTCCAAACAAAATTATTCGAAGCCAAATTTACGTAAACCGACCAAATAAGTAAAATAGAAGGATTAGGAAAGAATAAAGTTTCTAAGATTATAAACCAAATCATTTAACGCCAAACAGATGGCAAAGGATTCAAATAAAGTGAATAGCATGAATGAATGTGATGCTCAACAAGATCATCTTCATCTAACTATGCATCTCCATGTATCCGGTTTGCATCATGTTCTGGCTCAATCTACATTGGAGGTTTACCGAAAGTTTTTTCAGCCATGTCACACTTATCTTCAATAATTATGTTATGCAAGATGATACAAGATGTCATTATTTCCATAAAACTTTTGTTTTTCAATACTCAACGGGGCCACGAACAATGTGCTCGCCCTGATCTCTCGGATGCAATCCTCCTCAACTTCAGCCAATCATAATGTTTCTCCTCGACTTTTGCAACCGTGATGAAGAGACTATTGTGCATCCAAAGTGGCCGTTGAAAATACTTCTTTGAATAGGTTGCACCGGGTTGAAGTAATCCCTCATAAGCTTGGTGTGGCCCTGCGCTCTATCTCGGTTGATGTACAAACAGTTTGACTATGATCGTGAGTCTCGTCGTTCAAGATCACGGAGGCGGCCATCTCGATGTCATCGCGTCTTCCTCCTCCGACAATGACGAAGAGTCATTGAAGATAAACACCCTCAAGCTCTTCATCTACATTACACAATTGCCTATGTTGAATTTGATTGACAAAACCAAACACAAGAATAAATAGCAAAACAAAAACTCACGTAGACAAACAGTCGACCACTTGCCAGGCGGAGGATGTGAGACCATcaaccaacggtgttgagctAGTGCCGAAACTGAACATCGGCTGGCAGGGTTGCAAGCGAGCCAACAGGGCTTGGTGGACGAAGTTCCCACTCCAACGTAGGTCACCAATCACACACCAAGCTCGCCGCCTGCTGAAGTATGTCGGTTAGGATTTCGTCGACCCCCCTCTCGATGTATAGCTGTACGTGCAGTCGTCAGAGTAGACTAGCAGTATAGCTGTAGAGGAGTAGCATATCTTgatctgatttttttttgtgcAGTCGGCAACGAACATACCAGTTGTACTCGTACAAGCAATCACCTCATCATTAGCAGCACTATTAATTTAGTATCCACAATTATGAAAtcgttacccgcaaaaaaaattaTGGAATCGCAAGTGCAACTAATTTACTCTTTCAGTCTCAGTTTACTAGTTTTTCCCGTATCCCTAGGTCGCCAATTTaatctatataatttaaattatataatgcaaaaattatatcattggaaaatagaacatctaaactttctaatgatataatttttataacatataactaatgctaacttgatcaaatttgcgacCTAGGGGCACCCATACGCCTAATAAACTGTAAAAGAGAGAGTATTGTTATTTGGTCGACCACGTACGACCCGTGGCCGTTGGTTGACAAAAGCAGAGGCAGTTCACGGAATCAAAGGGTTTGAGTTTCAGGAACGTGTCATGATGTCTACTCTTCTTATTCTTCAGTAGATGTTTTGCAATCGTTCCCTGAACTAGGATGATTTGTTTGCCCGGATAATAGATCGCAAGCTCCCAACGACAGGGCGACGAAGAAGGGCAAGAATCATCGATGAATCCCACCGCGACAAACGCGTACGAACACGGGACGACCAGTGCGTGTCAGGTAGGGTGACTCCACAATGTTCTGCCGTGGTCAACACACCAGACACCACTACGTCCTGAGCTGAATGGTCTGAAGAGGATAGTGTAGTATGCTACTCAAATGGTGGTAGCAGCATTCCGCGACCAACAAGCCTGTTCTGCAAGCAAGCAATCGCCTCAATGCCTCATCGTTGGGAGTAGTCCTACTAGATCGGAGTAGTAAACAAAGGGTTAACTTAATTTTTTTTGAAAGCAATGGTTAACTTAATTTAGTAGTACTAGTATAAAACAATCATGGAGTATTATTTTCGTGGACAACGTTCTTCCTTGCCGCCGTTGGTTGGGAAAAGCCGTTGGAGTTCTCTACCGAATCAAGGGGGTTTCGTTTCGTTTCAGGGTGCGTGCAGTCTTCTCGTCAGCATGTCTGCTGCCGCTCATGTCTGCTTCAACATATTATACTACATGAGACACATTCCGAATGATTGATTAAACCGAGTATACAATTTAACATCACCATCGTTGCGGAGTACTTGTGTGCACGTCACCGAATTTCATCAGAATATCATAAGATAGGTGAGCAGCGAGCAGTCGTCTTGCTGTCTGTCCCTCTGTTTCTCCTCGGTCCCCAAAACCTGAAAAAAGAAAAGCTTGTCCTGTCGCAGGCAGTACCCATGAGAAAAGGTTCGGTAGCTGGTCGAGGGCTCTTCAGCTCTTTTTTTCTCCGGACATGTTATTTCTTTCAAATCAACCATATCTTCTTGGTAAAACGGAGAAAAAACATAGGAAAGCAGGAAGTTTTGTTTTCGAATCATGCCTTTTCCCTTTGAGTTTCGTACAACACGGTTGAGATTGATACAATCTCAATACAACAATGTGTTTCTTAAAAGAATAAAGTTCGTTTCCCCTCTCAAACTTTTCACTTTGGCTCATACTCTCTAAATTTTATTTGGCTCACAAAATTCCCATAAACTATAAATAATGGCCCATTTAACCCTCTGATCCGGTTCAAAATGTTGGGTCAAAATCCCAGCTTAAGGGGCTTAAATGGACCACTAGAGATAATTTAGAAGGGTTTAGTGAGCCAAATAATGTCTTTGGGGGAGAAAATATGAGTTAAGTGAAAATTTTAAAGGGGGAAATGGATTTTGTTCTTTAGAATATGTTTTATGACTTATTGGAATCTACTATTAGCATCATGCTTAAATTTTTATTACCTTTTTGAAATCTATAGTACTTTTTATAATATGTAATACTCTTTCGGTCCTAAAATGTAAGGCACACTTTATTTCGGTTGGTTAACAACGTACCAGTCTGACTATGAAATGTAGTTCCAATATATCCACAAAATTAGTACTCCGTGTAAAGATATATGAAATGAAAAAATTCTGATATAAATTAGTAGTTAAAGTAATGCATCAAAGATCATGCAAAAAAAAAGCATGCCGGAGAGAGGCAGTACTTATAATTACCGCCGCACAAACTCTCTCTTAGAGAATACACCACCGTCCCCCAACAAGGCCTTCTCCCTCCCCTCTTCCCTCTCTTCTTCTGGCGCTAAGAGCTCGAGGGACATGTATGACCTAAAACTCGATGTTGTTGCGCGCGTAGCAGAACTCAATGGAGTGGCGCCCTCCTTGTTGTGTGTGGTCCCTACAAGATCCATCAAAAGATACGGTCTCGAAGACCTTAGCCACGAGAGTGGTAGTAGTATCAGTCTATGATCTAGTATCTCTCGTGGAGGTTCTGTTTAAGCCATACTCATTTTCCCCTTTAAAGTTTTCATGAATATTCACTGTCTGGACTCTGGAGTATATCTTCTTTGCCGCAAAAAAGAATTATAGAGAATTTACACGAAAATGACATCTTTGAAAAATACTTGTACCGGTGTTCCTTGGAGGTGAGCACAAGTCTGGTGCTTGACAAAGACAGCATGAGGGAGGACATGCCAGCTAAAATTATGGACAATGAATTGGAGATGAACCAGATGATAACTCCAACAGGTAAATAGAAAAATACATCCTATTATGGCGTCACATTGTCAAATACTTCCTCTCTCATAGTTTATTATGCGTGCACGTACCTCTAGgtcgcaaatttgatcaagttagcattagttatatattataaaaattatatcattagaaagtttagatgttctattttctaatgatataattttagtaTTATATAAGTTAAATTATGTAGGTCAAATTGGCGACCTAAGATACAGGAaagactagtaaactgagacggagggagtatctgcAAAGGTGTGTGGGTTGATTAAGGTGGACGAAAGAGGCAAGTTTGTTAGTTCATTGTAGTAAGAGCAACTTCACCGGTGCCTTTATTACACATACATGGAGTGATTAAATATTTATTGAATCTGAAGGCGCTGGAAAATTTTCACTGAAGTTTTAGGACTATATCACAACAAGGAAACTtagggcatgcccaatgcactgcTCTTGAGGTGTTGCTTCACACCTTTAGTtaggttcgggtggtccaaagtaggttcggatgaggaggcaGCCTCCTCTTCAAGAATTGGGATTTTCAGTCCTAAAAGCATGctttttggagagagaaagagatacatCGAGTCATATTTgtggggttccttctctcttttttctgacTAAAGTTGTAGCTTTCATTGGAGAGATAAAATTCACCATGTTGCTTCTTACAACTTTTTTATATGGAGCAGCTAGTTGTGTATGCCACCATTTCTCATGCCCTtagggcatgcccaatgcactATCCTAGAGCTACTGCCTCACACATTTAACTAGATTCgggtggtccaaagtaggttcggatgaggaggcaGCCTCCTCTTAGGAAGTGGGATCTTAAGCCTTAAAAGTATGctttttggagagagaaagagatgcATAGTGTCTTATTTgtggggttccttctctcttttttccgactaaaattgtaggtttcatTGGAGACATAAAATTAACCATGTTGCTTCTGACAACTTTTTTACATGAAGCAGCTAGTTATGTATGCAaccattgctcatgcccttaCGCAAAATCTACACGAAGTTTAAACAACCTTGTGAAAGTAGAATTGTTGATGCATGTAGCAGATGATAACTCCAACAAACAACGAAAAATGAATCACATCCTATAATGGTGGTACTACATCAGTACATGGATCTTCTGTTGTGGTGTGGCATTGTGAAATATACTACGGAGTATATATGAAAGCGTGCGGGTTGTTTAGGGTACACGGAACATGAGAATCGTGGAATACTATATTTTAGGCGACAAACGTGTCTGAACGTGGGACGAccagcttagggcatctccaaccgcgcgatccaaaccgcgcccgcgcgtccgtttgggtccagccggacaaaaacgcggcccagcgcgcggacttatccctaaaacggatggccgcggcgtccgggacgacccaaacccggcccaaatctgggacgagtttgcgtggccgcggacgccggatgctggtcgctcgcgtcctccccttgtccgcccctggcccgcctgtctgtctcccaaaacacaaacccctcgcacacatctcctgccgctccgccgccagccaaggaccggcgatttgggagaggcgtcgacgccggccaccgtcgccgacacgccggcaagcggggcggaagcataggacgcggccccgcgctgctttcgccgcgtcgtagcagagtcggaggacgccgtcgccgtcgccgctgtcCTCCCACTGTCGCGAGACCTCCCGCCGTTCGCAGCTGCGCCGTTGCCGCCGGTggtgagctctcgtgcaccgtgtTCGCAGACCGCAAGTCGGCCGACACGACCATGGCCTGCAGGTCCCTACTGACGCATTGGATGGCCTCCGCgtgcgaggtgttcgatgaaatgggcatactaaaatttgtccctcttcatctgtagatcatggacagcgacgacgactacttcttcaagaacttcatcgacacgtcgtccgacgaggactcggacgacgaatttttcacggatgctgcgctgatcatccacgatcacgttgtctcgcagatccccgtgcaccgggggtccttgccggggcgcgccgccgccttggaccgcaaaagagaacgcggccacgacCAGCTCTTCACCGATTACTTCCAACCCAAGGCATTGTACACGCCGGCCTTGTTTCGCCGTCGTTTTCGGATGTCCAGACCATTGTtccgccggataatggatggcgtcaagctctacgacgactacttccacgcgaaagtggatgcaattggcaaggtaggcctctcttcgtaccagaaatgcacggcagcgattaggatgcttgcatatggtgttgccggtgatttcgtagatgagtacacgcgcatgagtgagtctaccggcttggaagcgatgtacaggttttgcagagctgtgatcggttcgttcggagaagagtacctccggcaacctaatgcagcggacacagctcgtctgttgtcaatcaacgcttccagggggtttcctgggatgcttggcagcatagactgcatgcactgggagtggaagaactgcccctttggttggcagggggcatacagtggccattctgaggggtgcacagtcattcttgaagctgttgcttcacaggatacatggatttggcactcattcttcggaatggctggctcgcacaatgacatcaatgtgcttcagcgctctccggtgtttgataggctagcgtacggtcagtcccctgatgtggattttgagatcaatggccaccactacaccaaggggtactaccttgctgatggtatctatccaccttgggctacacttgtgaagacaatccgaaaacccaactcagagcaggaggcaaggtttgccaaagagcaggaggcagcccggaaagatgtcgagcgggcgtttggcatcctccaagctcgttgggctatcgtcagacaccctgccagagcctgggatgtgcaaactctgtgggaggtgatgaccgcatgtgtaatcatgcataacatgattgttgaggtagagcgggatgattcactctatgatagtgactgggagggccagggagagttggttactcctcaacgtggcccggcatcattccaggaagttcttcatgcacaccatgaaattcgagatctagctgtacacaaccagctgcaggcagatttgatcgagcacgtctggcagcatgtaggcaacaatgctgcaaacaacgatgatgaaggaaatccggaagcctagatcatttgtatcgttttttcattatttttttgaataatactttatccttcattacgtggacaatgtaatgtgtaataaattttgagcatttgaactattttataaattttctacaatttattttgtgtttttataGTGGATTTACAATAAAAAGTACTGTACGGGGCCGCGACCCAAACGTGCCGCGTTGGGCGCagggcgcgacccaaacggacgcgcggacgcggggctccgtccgcgcgtccgctcggccacccaaacggcccagaacggacggcccagcgcgtccgtttgggtcagccggttggagatgcaGCACACCAGGAGGCAGGCAGGCTGGCTGGCTCTGCAATATTCTGTCTTGGTCAACACACTTGTGCTCTGAGCTTATTATCAGACTAGCTAGCCTAGTACTGACCATGGTCTTGTGCTGGTCAACCGACTCAGGATTTAAGCCCATAGTAGTCAGACTCGTCAGAGTATAGCTGTATAGGAGCAGCGCAGAGGCTCACACAGTGTGGTCAACACGCTC
This region of Lolium perenne isolate Kyuss_39 chromosome 2, Kyuss_2.0, whole genome shotgun sequence genomic DNA includes:
- the LOC139835366 gene encoding uncharacterized protein, with protein sequence MDSDDDYFFKNFIDTSSDEDSDDEFFTDAALIIHDHVVSQIPVHRGSLPGRAAALDRKRERGHDQLFTDYFQPKALYTPALFRRRFRMSRPLFRRIMDGVKLYDDYFHAKVDAIGKVGLSSYQKCTAAIRMLAYGVAGDFVDEYTRMSESTGLEAMYRFCRAVIGSFGEEYLRQPNAADTARLLSINASRGFPGMLGSIDCMHWEWKNCPFGWQGAYSGHSEGCTVILEAVASQDTWIWHSFFGMAGSHNDINVLQRSPVFDRLAYGQSPDVDFEINGHHYTKGYYLADGIYPPWATLVKTIRKPNSEQEARFAKEQEAARKDVERAFGILQARWAIVRHPARAWDVQTLWEVMTACVIMHNMIVEVERDDSLYDSDWEGQGELVTPQRGPASFQEVLHAHHEIRDLAVHNQLQADLIEHVWQHVGNNAANNDDEGNPEA